One Herbaspirillum rubrisubalbicans genomic window carries:
- a CDS encoding cell division protein ZipA C-terminal FtsZ-binding domain-containing protein, producing the protein MMMDLQTSLIILGAVFVAGVITYNKWQEHKARKTVERAFSSSHDDVLMSPDEPGLAPTEPVFTAPVAERSGAPASPAAPEMGRAEPSLYEVPERKPVSAPVKAYQEQAEFEPREPFLGEPPLAEPARGAEAALDQALAQAQQSTVAQVIAGAEEQIETAPAFTPPPEMQARLAPKRELPVDELIDCNIPIALDNPLRGDKLLPLLQNLRHVGNKPVHFIGRTLEGDWEAIAHGSIYDALLAGAQLANRSNAINEIEYSELVMRLRDLTDSLSGEPELPDMPDVIRTAQALHQFIIDHDAQLSVNVRSQGAPWSLATLLAALTRQGFDRRTEGYLVMQDGEGEVLFALSTNATPTDETTDRLTLLLDVPRVAPSRDGYGALVACAKSLSARLGGIIVDDSDQPLTDEALSDIAEQVAAFYSAMESAEIPAGSTRALRLFS; encoded by the coding sequence ATGATGATGGATCTCCAGACCAGCCTGATCATTCTTGGCGCCGTGTTTGTCGCTGGGGTCATCACCTACAACAAGTGGCAGGAGCACAAGGCGCGCAAGACAGTGGAGCGTGCTTTTTCTTCGTCTCACGATGATGTACTGATGTCGCCCGATGAACCCGGCCTGGCCCCGACCGAACCGGTCTTCACCGCACCGGTGGCAGAACGTAGTGGCGCCCCGGCCAGCCCGGCTGCACCGGAGATGGGACGCGCCGAACCCTCGCTGTACGAGGTGCCGGAACGCAAGCCGGTCTCTGCTCCGGTGAAGGCTTACCAGGAGCAGGCCGAGTTCGAGCCGCGCGAACCCTTCTTGGGCGAGCCGCCGCTAGCCGAGCCGGCGCGCGGCGCCGAAGCGGCACTGGATCAGGCCCTGGCCCAGGCGCAGCAGTCCACCGTGGCACAGGTCATCGCCGGTGCCGAGGAGCAGATCGAGACCGCGCCCGCCTTCACGCCGCCGCCCGAGATGCAGGCCCGCCTGGCGCCCAAGCGCGAGCTGCCGGTGGATGAGCTGATCGACTGCAACATCCCCATCGCTTTGGACAATCCGCTGCGCGGTGACAAGCTGCTGCCGTTGCTGCAGAACCTGCGCCATGTGGGCAACAAGCCGGTGCATTTCATCGGCCGCACCCTCGAAGGCGACTGGGAAGCCATTGCTCACGGCAGCATCTACGACGCCTTGCTGGCCGGCGCGCAACTGGCCAACCGCAGCAATGCCATCAATGAGATCGAATATTCGGAACTGGTCATGCGTCTGCGCGACCTGACCGATTCGCTCTCGGGCGAACCGGAACTGCCGGACATGCCCGACGTCATCCGCACTGCCCAGGCACTGCATCAGTTCATCATCGACCATGATGCCCAGTTGTCGGTGAATGTGCGCTCGCAAGGAGCGCCCTGGAGCCTGGCAACATTGCTGGCGGCATTGACCCGCCAGGGCTTCGACCGCCGTACCGAAGGTTACCTGGTGATGCAGGATGGCGAGGGCGAGGTCTTGTTTGCGCTCTCCACCAATGCCACCCCGACCGATGAAACCACCGATCGCCTGACGTTGTTGCTGGATGTGCCCCGCGTGGCGCCTTCGCGTGACGGCTACGGCGCCCTGGTGGCCTGCGCCAAGTCGCTGTCGGCGCGCCTGGGCGGCATCATCGTGGACGACAGCGACCAGCCCCTGACCGATGAAGCGCTTTCCGATATCGCCGAACAGGTGGCCGCGTTCTACAGCGCCATGGAATCGGCCGAGATCCCGGCCGGTTCCACCCGTGCCTTGCGCCTGTTCAGCTAA
- the ligA gene encoding NAD-dependent DNA ligase LigA encodes MQDDLFSAARPPQGAPEWLLRARALRDELNRHNHSYYVLDEPSIPDAEYDRLFQELQALETAHPELLTADSPTQRVGAGPLPQFEPVRHDIPMLSLGNGFTDEDIEAFDKRVRDGLETLQEVRYATELKFDGLAISLRYENGVLVQAATRGDGTTGENVTANIRTVRAIPLRLHGENVPQVIDVRGEVLMYKDDFARLNLRQRDAGQKEFANPRNAAAGSLRQLDSRITAQRTLRFFAYGIGVLEGAEMPASHSALLDWYQQLGLPVCKERAVVTGAAGLLDFFRGIGTKRESLPYEIDGVVYKVDRLDQQKHLGFVSRAPRFALAHKFPAQEALTVVQDIEVQVGRTGAITPVARLNPVFVGGVTVTNATLHNEDEVRRKDIQIGDTVIVRRAGDVIPEVVAFVPEKRPADARAFVMPGACPVCGSPIVRAEDEAVARCSGGWLKCSAQRKGGLQHFASRRAMDIEGLGEQLVEQLVDRQVVNTPADLYRLGLSALAELDRMAEKSARNVLDALQKSKTTTLARFIYALGIRHVGEATAKELARHFGGIDRLLAASEEQLLEVADIGPVVASSIRAFFSDPVNLELVEQLRAVGIHWPEDQGVDTGTKHLAGKTFVLTGTLPNLSRDEAAQLIEAAGGKVSGSVSKKTSYVVAGAEAGSKLAKAEELGIAILDEDGLKLMCAGQDVE; translated from the coding sequence ATGCAAGATGACTTGTTTTCCGCCGCACGGCCCCCGCAAGGGGCGCCGGAGTGGCTGTTGCGCGCCCGTGCGTTGCGCGACGAACTGAACCGCCATAACCACAGCTACTACGTGCTCGATGAGCCCAGCATCCCGGATGCCGAATACGACCGGCTGTTCCAGGAATTGCAGGCGCTGGAAACCGCCCATCCCGAACTGCTCACTGCCGATTCGCCCACCCAGCGCGTGGGTGCCGGACCTCTGCCGCAATTCGAACCGGTGCGCCACGACATTCCCATGCTCTCGTTGGGTAACGGTTTTACCGACGAAGACATCGAAGCCTTCGACAAGCGCGTGCGCGATGGCCTGGAAACCCTGCAGGAAGTGCGCTACGCCACCGAGCTCAAGTTCGATGGCCTGGCCATCAGCTTGCGCTATGAAAACGGCGTGCTGGTGCAGGCCGCCACCCGCGGCGATGGCACCACGGGTGAAAACGTCACCGCCAACATCCGCACCGTGCGCGCCATTCCGCTGCGCCTGCATGGCGAAAACGTCCCGCAAGTGATTGACGTGCGTGGCGAAGTGCTGATGTACAAGGACGACTTCGCGCGCCTGAACCTCCGTCAGCGCGATGCCGGCCAGAAGGAGTTCGCCAACCCCCGCAACGCCGCCGCCGGCAGCCTGCGCCAGCTGGATTCGCGTATCACAGCGCAGCGCACGCTGCGCTTTTTTGCCTACGGCATTGGCGTACTGGAAGGCGCCGAGATGCCAGCCTCGCATTCGGCGCTGCTGGACTGGTACCAGCAACTGGGCCTGCCAGTGTGCAAGGAGCGCGCGGTGGTGACCGGCGCGGCTGGCCTGCTGGACTTCTTCCGCGGCATCGGCACAAAGCGTGAGAGCCTGCCTTACGAGATCGATGGCGTGGTCTACAAGGTGGATCGGCTTGACCAGCAAAAGCACCTGGGCTTCGTCTCGCGCGCCCCGCGTTTCGCCCTGGCCCACAAGTTCCCGGCGCAGGAAGCGCTGACGGTGGTGCAGGACATCGAAGTGCAGGTGGGACGTACTGGCGCCATCACTCCGGTGGCGCGTCTGAATCCGGTGTTCGTGGGCGGCGTCACCGTCACCAATGCCACGCTGCATAACGAAGACGAAGTGCGTCGCAAGGATATCCAGATTGGCGACACCGTCATCGTGCGCCGTGCCGGCGACGTGATTCCTGAAGTGGTGGCCTTCGTGCCCGAGAAGCGTCCGGCCGATGCCCGCGCTTTCGTCATGCCCGGCGCCTGCCCGGTGTGCGGTTCGCCCATCGTGCGCGCCGAAGATGAAGCGGTGGCGCGCTGCTCGGGCGGCTGGCTGAAATGTTCAGCGCAGCGCAAGGGGGGGCTGCAGCATTTTGCTTCACGTCGCGCCATGGATATCGAAGGCCTGGGCGAGCAACTGGTGGAGCAACTGGTGGATCGCCAGGTGGTCAACACGCCGGCCGACCTGTATCGCCTGGGCTTGTCGGCCCTGGCCGAGCTGGACCGCATGGCCGAAAAGTCGGCCCGGAACGTGCTGGACGCGCTGCAAAAATCCAAGACCACCACGCTGGCGCGCTTCATCTATGCGCTGGGCATCCGTCACGTGGGCGAAGCGACCGCCAAGGAACTGGCGCGCCACTTCGGTGGCATCGACAGGCTGCTGGCTGCCAGCGAAGAACAGTTGCTGGAAGTGGCCGATATCGGCCCGGTAGTGGCCAGCTCGATTCGCGCCTTCTTCAGCGATCCGGTCAATCTCGAACTGGTCGAGCAGTTGCGCGCCGTGGGCATACACTGGCCGGAAGACCAGGGCGTTGACACCGGCACCAAACACTTGGCCGGCAAGACCTTCGTGCTCACCGGAACGCTGCCCAATCTCTCGCGTGACGAGGCGGCGCAGTTGATCGAAGCCGCTGGTGGCAAGGTCTCGGGTTCGGTCTCCAAGAAAACCAGCTACGTGGTGGCCGGTGCCGAAGCCGGCAGCAAGCTGGCCAAGGCTGAAGAGCTGGGTATTGCCATCCTGGATGAGGATGGACTCAAGCTCATGTGTGCCGGTCAGGATGTTGAATAG
- the galU gene encoding UTP--glucose-1-phosphate uridylyltransferase GalU, with translation MIKKIKKAVFPVAGLGSRFLPATKAQPKEMLPIVDKPLIHYAVEEAVAAGITEMVFITGRNKRAIEDHFDKAYELESELEAAGKQKLLDIVRNVVPKSVNCIFIRQSEPLGLGHAVLCARPVVGEEPFAILLADDFMDTDPGVKPVMAQMTDIYAREGMSMLAVQEVPKSDTRQYGIVSATPYQPDLERINAIVEKPAPEEAPSTLAVVGRYVLNSRIFHYLENIPRGAGGEIQLTDGIAKLMQAESVLAYRYQGQRYDCGSKLGYLKAMVAMGLKHPETGPAFSEYLHDVATKQG, from the coding sequence ATGATCAAGAAGATCAAGAAAGCCGTCTTCCCCGTTGCCGGTCTCGGTAGCCGCTTCCTGCCCGCCACCAAGGCGCAGCCCAAGGAAATGCTGCCCATCGTTGACAAGCCGCTGATCCATTACGCGGTCGAAGAGGCGGTGGCCGCCGGTATTACCGAAATGGTATTCATCACCGGTCGCAACAAGCGCGCCATCGAAGACCACTTTGACAAGGCCTACGAACTGGAAAGCGAACTGGAAGCCGCCGGCAAGCAGAAGCTGCTGGACATCGTGCGTAACGTCGTGCCCAAGAGCGTCAATTGCATCTTCATCCGCCAGTCCGAGCCGCTGGGCCTGGGCCATGCCGTGCTGTGCGCACGCCCGGTGGTGGGCGAGGAGCCGTTTGCGATTCTGCTGGCCGATGACTTCATGGATACCGACCCTGGTGTCAAGCCGGTGATGGCACAGATGACCGATATCTATGCGCGCGAAGGCATGAGCATGTTGGCGGTGCAGGAAGTGCCCAAGAGCGATACCCGTCAATACGGCATCGTCAGCGCCACGCCTTACCAGCCCGACCTGGAGCGCATCAACGCCATCGTCGAAAAGCCCGCGCCGGAAGAAGCCCCGTCCACGCTGGCGGTGGTCGGTCGCTACGTGCTCAACAGCCGCATCTTCCACTACCTGGAAAACATTCCGCGCGGTGCCGGTGGCGAGATCCAGTTGACCGATGGCATTGCCAAGCTGATGCAGGCAGAATCAGTGCTGGCCTATCGCTACCAGGGTCAGCGCTATGACTGCGGTTCCAAGCTGGGCTATCTCAAGGCGATGGTGGCTATGGGGCTGAAGCACCCGGAAACCGGCCCCGCTTTTTCGGAATATCTGCACGACGTGGCGACCAAGCAGGGTTGA
- the def gene encoding peptide deformylase yields MAIRDILKMGDPRLLRQAQPVTDFGTPELARLVDDMFQTMRAVNGAGLAAPQIGVDLQLVIFGFGHNQRYPDAPAVPETVLINPVLTPLSEEEEEGWEGCLSVPGMRGVVPRWRQLRYQGFDQNGHPIDRTVDGFHARVVQHECDHLQGILYPMRIRDFRQFGFTEILFPDLDPSQDD; encoded by the coding sequence ATGGCAATACGCGACATTCTCAAGATGGGCGACCCGCGCCTGCTGCGCCAGGCGCAGCCGGTGACGGACTTTGGTACGCCCGAACTGGCGCGGCTGGTGGATGATATGTTCCAGACCATGCGTGCGGTCAATGGGGCTGGTCTTGCCGCGCCACAGATCGGGGTGGACCTGCAACTGGTGATCTTCGGCTTCGGCCACAACCAGCGCTACCCCGATGCCCCGGCCGTGCCGGAGACGGTGCTCATCAATCCGGTATTGACCCCCTTGTCGGAGGAAGAGGAAGAGGGCTGGGAAGGCTGCCTGTCAGTCCCGGGGATGCGTGGCGTGGTGCCGCGCTGGCGCCAGTTGCGCTACCAGGGCTTCGACCAGAACGGTCATCCCATCGATCGTACCGTGGATGGCTTCCATGCCCGGGTGGTGCAGCATGAGTGCGATCACTTGCAGGGCATCCTGTATCCGATGCGCATCCGCGATTTCCGGCAATTCGGCTTTACCGAAATCCTGTTCCCGGACCTCGATCCCAGTCAGGACGACTGA
- the cphA gene encoding cyanophycin synthetase: MDVSRIRALRGPNLWSRHTAVEAIVSCPENERVIADMPGFELRLRARFPQIGFLEPDGGKQVVSMAHALAAAALALQSQAGCPVTFSRTVSTVETGIYQVVVEYSEEEVGRLAFDLALELVRAAQADTPFDLTGALARIRELDEDVRLGPSTASIVNAALKRGIPYRRLTQGSMVQFGWGSRQKRIQAAETSNTSAIAESIAQDKDLTKMLLHAAGVPVPNGRVVETVEDALKAAEEIGSAVVIKPLDGNQGKGVAVNISTPEQITRAFNNAALISDEVIVERYLPGHDFRLLVIGKTLVAAARRDPPQVIGDGVHTIRQLIDQVNADPLRGDGHATSLTKIRLDDIALSVLSGQNLDPEAIPAQGVRVVLRNNANLSTGGTATDVTDDVHPDVAARAIAAAQMVGLDICGVDVVCNSVHMSLEEQGGGIVEVNAAPGLRMHLSPSYGKARDVGEAIISTMYDDGDDGRIPVVAVAGTNGKTTTVRLITHLLAKTGLRVGMTNTDGVYIDGQRTDTGDCSGPRSARNVLFHPDVDAAVLETARGGVLREGLGFDRCAVAVVTNIGMGDHLGLSYISTVEDLAVVKRVIVENVASTGTAVLNAADPMVAKMATSCPGSVTFFALDPTHPIMATHRAQGHRIVYRDGDAIVAAQGTFEKRLKLSGIPLTRSGAIGFQVENVMASVGAAWALNLDWEQITGALASFISDSGTAPGRFNLFDYKGATLIADYGHNPDAIQALIKAVDSLPAKRRSVVISGAGDRRDADITRQTELLGDAFDEVVLYQDQCQRGREDGEVIALLRQGLGKATRTADVKEINGEFLAIDTALANLQPGDLCLILIDQVEEALAHIDQRVKENS, encoded by the coding sequence ATGGACGTATCCCGCATTCGCGCCCTGCGCGGCCCCAATCTCTGGAGCAGACACACTGCCGTCGAAGCCATCGTTTCCTGCCCGGAAAACGAACGCGTCATCGCCGACATGCCCGGCTTCGAACTGCGCCTGCGCGCCCGCTTCCCGCAGATCGGCTTCCTCGAACCCGATGGCGGCAAGCAGGTGGTCTCCATGGCCCACGCCCTGGCTGCCGCGGCCCTGGCGCTGCAATCGCAAGCCGGCTGCCCGGTGACCTTCAGCCGTACCGTGTCCACCGTCGAGACCGGCATCTATCAGGTGGTGGTGGAATACAGCGAAGAAGAAGTCGGTCGCCTAGCCTTCGACCTGGCACTGGAACTGGTGCGCGCGGCCCAGGCCGACACGCCCTTCGACCTGACCGGCGCCTTGGCGCGCATCCGTGAGCTGGACGAAGACGTGCGCCTGGGCCCCTCGACCGCGTCCATCGTCAACGCTGCGCTCAAGCGTGGCATTCCCTATCGCCGCCTGACCCAGGGCAGCATGGTGCAGTTCGGCTGGGGCAGCCGCCAGAAACGTATCCAGGCCGCCGAAACCAGCAACACCAGCGCCATTGCCGAATCCATCGCCCAGGACAAGGATCTGACCAAGATGCTGCTGCACGCAGCCGGCGTGCCGGTCCCCAACGGCCGCGTGGTCGAGACCGTGGAAGACGCGCTCAAGGCCGCCGAAGAGATCGGCTCGGCGGTGGTCATCAAGCCGCTGGATGGCAACCAGGGCAAGGGCGTGGCGGTCAACATCAGCACCCCGGAACAGATTACCCGCGCCTTCAACAACGCCGCCCTGATCAGCGATGAAGTCATCGTCGAACGCTACCTGCCCGGCCACGACTTCCGCCTGCTGGTGATCGGCAAGACCCTGGTGGCTGCGGCCCGCCGCGATCCGCCGCAAGTCATCGGCGATGGCGTGCACACCATCCGTCAACTGATCGACCAGGTCAACGCCGACCCGCTGCGCGGCGATGGTCATGCCACCTCGCTGACCAAGATCCGCCTGGACGACATCGCCCTGTCGGTGCTGTCCGGCCAGAACCTGGACCCGGAAGCCATCCCCGCCCAGGGCGTGCGCGTGGTCCTGCGCAACAATGCCAACCTCTCCACCGGCGGCACCGCTACTGATGTCACCGATGACGTACACCCGGACGTAGCTGCACGTGCCATCGCGGCGGCGCAAATGGTCGGACTGGACATCTGTGGCGTGGACGTGGTCTGCAACTCGGTGCACATGTCGCTGGAAGAACAAGGCGGCGGCATCGTCGAAGTCAATGCCGCACCGGGTCTGCGGATGCACCTCTCGCCCTCCTACGGCAAGGCACGCGACGTGGGCGAAGCGATCATCTCGACCATGTATGACGATGGCGACGATGGCCGTATCCCGGTGGTGGCGGTAGCCGGCACCAACGGCAAGACCACCACCGTGCGCCTGATCACGCACCTGCTGGCCAAGACCGGCCTGCGCGTGGGCATGACCAATACCGATGGCGTCTACATCGACGGCCAGCGCACCGATACCGGCGACTGCAGCGGCCCGCGCAGCGCCCGCAACGTGCTGTTCCACCCGGATGTGGACGCCGCCGTGCTGGAAACCGCCCGTGGCGGCGTGTTGCGCGAAGGTCTGGGCTTTGACCGCTGCGCCGTGGCCGTGGTCACCAACATCGGCATGGGCGACCATCTGGGCCTGTCCTACATCAGCACCGTGGAAGACCTGGCCGTGGTCAAGCGTGTCATCGTCGAGAACGTCGCATCCACTGGTACGGCTGTTTTGAATGCAGCCGACCCGATGGTGGCCAAGATGGCCACCTCCTGCCCTGGCTCGGTGACCTTCTTCGCGCTGGATCCGACCCATCCCATCATGGCCACCCACCGCGCCCAAGGCCATCGCATCGTCTATCGCGACGGCGACGCCATCGTGGCCGCGCAAGGTACGTTCGAAAAACGCCTGAAGCTGTCCGGCATTCCGCTCACCCGTAGTGGTGCCATCGGCTTCCAGGTCGAAAACGTGATGGCTTCCGTGGGCGCAGCCTGGGCACTGAACCTGGACTGGGAGCAGATCACCGGCGCCCTGGCCAGCTTCATCAGCGATAGTGGCACCGCGCCTGGCCGCTTCAACCTGTTCGACTACAAGGGCGCCACCCTGATCGCCGACTACGGCCACAATCCAGATGCCATCCAGGCCCTCATCAAGGCCGTGGACAGCCTGCCGGCCAAACGCCGCTCGGTGGTCATCAGCGGTGCCGGTGACCGCCGCGATGCGGACATCACGCGCCAGACCGAACTACTGGGCGATGCCTTCGATGAAGTGGTGTTGTACCAGGACCAGTGCCAACGCGGCCGTGAAGATGGGGAAGTGATCGCCCTGCTGCGCCAAGGCCTCGGAAAGGCCACGCGTACGGCCGATGTGAAGGAAATCAACGGCGAATTCCTGGCCATCGATACCGCCCTCGCAAACCTGCAGCCAGGCGACCTGTGCCTGATCCTGATCGACCAGGTGGAAGAGGCGCTGGCCCATATCGACCAACGTGTGAAGGAAAATTCCTGA